GTACATAGTTACAAGTAAATTTCCGATAAATTTTAATTAGAAATATGAtaaaagtcataaataatatgcTATAAAAATGAGTGTATAAATCCTAACTGAAATAATATGCCAATAATATTTATAGTGAACCTTGAAATCGATCTACCCGCTAAGCATAAGACAAATTAAATTGGGGAAACCAGTCAATTAGTTGTTTTTAGAGCCTCCgtgcaaacaaaaaaaaaatcatgtttgGTTGACCGTAATCTTTTCCAGTTTAGTTTTCAGGCCATTTAAAAGTTTGTATACATAAATAATAGAAAAGGTACGTATTTGTTCTATTGGTCCATTGTATTTGTATCGTAGCACATAAAAAGCATCTTCTATTACGCCCCTGCTTAGCTGAGCAAATTTGGACTTGTCTTGTAGGAGTATTAGATAAACATGAATGCCCGCCTCATAGAAGCATTTGCAACCAAAGTTTCACCACAAATAGTTTCCAAGTATAATAGGAGCTGAAAAGTGATAGTAGAATTGGAGAAATTACGATGGAGCAAGGAGCAAGACAACCACCTCATGTGGTCATCTTCCCATTTCCAGCACTGGGCCATGTCCATCCAATGCTCAATCTGGCCGAGCTTCTTAGCTTGTCCAGCAATATCCATGTTACCTTCATCAATGCTCTTTCTATTCATAATCGACTTTTACGTTGTACTGACCTTCAGTCCCGTTTTGGCCGTTTCCCAGGCTTCAGATTCAAAACCATTAACTTAGGCCTCGGCGATGGACTTCCACATTCTTCTGATGATATTATGGCCGTTTTGAAGTCCTTGAGGACCACTGCCAAACCACTTCTCAAAGAATTGTTTCTTTTGGATAATTGCGAATTAGGCACTACTGATAAAATTATAGGGCAGGTACCCCCAGTGACTTGTCTTATATCTGATGGTATTTTAATTATAGCACTTGAAGTGGCTGAAGAGTGTGGGATTCCTACCTTTCATTTTCGTACTTCAAGCGCTTCCTCTTTTTGGGCTTATTATTGCATCCCTCAATTAATCCATGCCGGCGAGCTTCCCTTCTCTGGTGAGCTTTTTTCACTTTAAACTCGTTTGACCCAATTCTAGGGAAGACAACAAGTTTTAGTTTATTGAACTTGTTATCTAGGagtattattattgtatttatcggccttacatcaacaacaacaagaacataCCCGGTATaatctggggaggatagtgtgcaCGCAAATATTATCCTACCCTGTGATGACAGAGAGGTTTCCAATAGAACCTAGGCATTCATCGGCCTTTATTACAACGTTTTGTGAAAAACTCAAATGACCATGTTACCCAAAGGAACACATGTGAAAAACTGCATGTTACCCAGTAGGACCACATAgatgatttttttcttttataaatttttCTTACTTGGGAGTTATATTAATTGGCCAACGACTTTATGATAGGAAACGACCTAGACACTCCAATTGCAAATGTGAAGGGGATGGAGAGCTTTCTAAGGCGACGTGATCTACCGAGTTTTTGCCGGGTGGATAATTTGGGAGAAGGAGCTTTCCAATGTGTCATGAGCGTAACTCTAAGCACCCTTCGAACCAAAGGGCTTATATTCAACACGTTCGAGGGACTCGAAGGACCAATACTGGACCAAATTCGTGTTGATATACCCAATCTTTACACCATTGGTCCGCTCCATGCACACTTGAAGAACAAACTAGCATCAGAATCAAAAGGTAAATCCATATCTTCCAACGGATTATGGGAGGAAGACAGAAGTTGCTTAAAATGGCTGGACGAGCAACCATCGAGGTCAGTACTTTATGTAAGCTTTGGAAGCGTGATTACATTGACAAAACATGAGTTGACAGAGTTCTGGCACGGCCTTGTCAATAGTGGTCAGCAGTTTTTGTGGGTTATTAGGCATGATGTTATCAAGGATAAAGATGATGTATTGGAAGTTGAACTGAAAGAGGGTCGGAAGGAAAATGGTTATATTGTCAGCTGGGCTCCTCAAGAAGAGGTTTTGGCACACCCTTCCATTGGGGGATTTTTAACTCATAGTGGCTGGAATTCGACTTTGGAGAGCTTATACGAGGCAGTGCCAATGATATGTTGGCCTCAATTGGCTGACCAACAAGTCAATAGCAGGTTTGTTGGGGAGGTATGGAAATTGGGGTTAGACTTGAAAGATACTTGTGGTAGAGTCATAATCGAGAAAATGGTGAGCGAATTGATGGAAGCGAGGAGAAATGAGTTCTTGCAGAGGGCAAATGAGATGACAAAATTGGCGAGAGCAAGTGTTAGTGAAGGTGGATCATCAACTCGCAATTTAGACCGCTTGATCCAAGATATATATAGCATTTAGCAAGTGATTTCGAAAATAAAAGTCATATTTGGTCAATGTTTCTTGCCATATGTAGGCAAAAGttgtcaatttttatttttttccattttgatGACCTATTCGAATGAAGATATAAAGGCCGGATATAGTTATTTGAATTAGTTATAGTCCAAGGTTGGTATCgagttatttgaattttatagtcCAAGGATGGTATACGATATGAAGATATAAGCGTATGAATACATATTTGTCGCGTGTATAATTTTTTGAGAAATAAGCCAAATTATATAATTTGTATAACCAAAATACTCTCTATAATTATCAGCCAATATTTTAAATGTTCCGTTGTTTTCCTGCTTCTTAACATTGTTCCCATTACATATTATTTATAATCTACATCATCAAGGGAATCAAAGCACAAAACGTCCTTTTTTATAGCTGTGTCGTCTTCTAAATTCATCAAttatttagtaaaataatttatcaatattttcttatttcatattAAAAACAGTAAAGTCGGTAATTAATCGGGCAAAGATCACTTTTAGCTTGCGGCTTAATCTATTTATATCTGATAGCTGCAAAAGTGTAAAaaaattgtatattttttgtacataTGTATAGGAAAATTAGTTCGTATTGAATGATCGAATAATAGCGTGACACGTGGAACCGGAGGTATGGAAGAGAAATCGAGTGAGAACCAAGACTGGGAACAACAGCTGCAGTTGGCACCGGATAAACCCCGAGGGAAGCACGATCAACGTGAGCGCGTTGAATATTTGTCACCATACGACATTAAATGAAGAATATTCCCTAGTATTAAATAGGCAGCCGttgcagagaattttggcattcatagcctgccattacatattcatcaatggccccttttattgtcatttaaagaggggcttgatcctagggtCTAGTTTCCtatgtatagctataaatagtagcttcaacaaccattgtagaTGGACGAAATCTTTGGCAAAATTTATGCTCCATCCTACTCTCAAGCTAAATAATACAACTTTACTTTCTGTTTTATATTGCTCTTACTTCTGTCCTTGCTCCCGAAGCCAGACGTGTCATTTCCTCTGATTTTAACTCTAAGTCTTATTTTTaatctaatttatttatcattttggatcaaatcagttcgcttgtctataaaccacgtaacaaattcaactgtaccgttttacgggtaaacagttggGTGCCCAACATGGGGCTTAGAAAATTGCGtgattgagttgatccttgcatctattatTAACTggtttgattctttgtttcaCAGCAAAAATCGAAAATGACAGCTAATGGTGtcaaaattgcacacaatgttGAGGCTCACGAAAATCTGTCTCAAtatgaggattcaatcagtgacacccgcaaCGAGGAAGACGTGGCAACTCCGGTCCATGGTGGACAATATCCCTAGCATATGCGGGAGCCAACTCCCGATGATGAGAAAGATGAGCACGTGGCGAAAACGGTAAGGATCTTGAAAGAACAACAGAAAGACATCATGGGCCATCTCTCAAGGCAGGACCAAGTCATGACGGAAATGAAGCAGGCGCTATCAGGTGTTTCCAACAATGCAAATGGGAGAGGCCCAGTTCCTCCCAGTGCTCTTGCAAATCAAACGAATCAAGTTGATAACAACACCCCGAGCGGCAAGGTCGGTTTTGACAGATTCGGGGTACCGGTAACGGATCTCGTAACAATAATGGTAATGATCCCTTCAAAACCGAACTCATGAGACTCATGAGGGAAATGAACGAGTGGATGGATCAGAACGTGAAGGAGTTTCACCTCCGAATGGATCAGATTTTAGGTGCCCCACCAGTATTGAAGGGACAAGA
This DNA window, taken from Nicotiana tabacum cultivar K326 chromosome 4, ASM71507v2, whole genome shotgun sequence, encodes the following:
- the LOC107816736 gene encoding 7-deoxyloganetic acid glucosyl transferase; translated protein: MEQGARQPPHVVIFPFPALGHVHPMLNLAELLSLSSNIHVTFINALSIHNRLLRCTDLQSRFGRFPGFRFKTINLGLGDGLPHSSDDIMAVLKSLRTTAKPLLKELFLLDNCELGTTDKIIGQVPPVTCLISDGILIIALEVAEECGIPTFHFRTSSASSFWAYYCIPQLIHAGELPFSGNDLDTPIANVKGMESFLRRRDLPSFCRVDNLGEGAFQCVMSVTLSTLRTKGLIFNTFEGLEGPILDQIRVDIPNLYTIGPLHAHLKNKLASESKGKSISSNGLWEEDRSCLKWLDEQPSRSVLYVSFGSVITLTKHELTEFWHGLVNSGQQFLWVIRHDVIKDKDDVLEVELKEGRKENGYIVSWAPQEEVLAHPSIGGFLTHSGWNSTLESLYEAVPMICWPQLADQQVNSRFVGEVWKLGLDLKDTCGRVIIEKMVSELMEARRNEFLQRANEMTKLARASVSEGGSSTRNLDRLIQDIYSI